From Bacteroides uniformis:
GGTGCGGGTGTAGGTGGCTCATCATCAGTAGGATTTGACTACTGCGGTGTACCTGCCACTTCTACCATGTCATTTGGCTTGAATCTTACTTTCTAACTCTTAAAAAACAGAAGCAATATGAAATTATTCAAATCTATGATATTATGTAGTGTGGGTGCCCTTATGACTTTGTTCTCGGGGTGTAGTGACTGGCTCGATGTAAATGTCGATCCCGAAAATCCCACAGCTGGAAATGCGACCTATGATTCACGATTGGCACATATTGAATTTTATACCAACAGTGCCACTCAGTTTGCTGCTTGGCGTTCCAGTATGTCTATGGGCGATTGGACACGCTATTATGACGGCGGTACTTATTGGAGCATGTCTTATTGGAGTCCTCAGACCGGTGCCGTTACCACTCCCTACCAATGGTGGTTCTGTGGAGCTGCTGTAAATATTCCATTTTTGATTGACAAGGCTACGGCAGCCGAGGCTTGGCATTATGTGGGTGCAGCTCGCGTAATTCGTGCCTATGGTTTTATGCTTATGACAGACCTTTATGGAGAAATGCCTTACAAGTCGAGTGAGGCTGAAGCCGGTGTTACTCCTACCTATAATGACGGAAAAACAATCTATTTGGGCTGTTTGGCCGATCTTGACACCGCTATCGAGATGTTCCAAAAAGAGCAAGGGTCTGCGACAGCTTCGTTGGCTGTAGGCGATATTTGGAACGGTGGTAGTGTAGACAAGTGGCTTAAATTGGCATACTTACTTAAAGCACGTTACATTAACAAGCTTATTAAAAAGGGTGAAGGCAGTTATCTTGAAGGGAAATACGATGCCGCAGAAATCTTGGCTTGTCTTGACAAGGCTCAGCAAAGCAATGCCGACAATACCGTATTCAATCATATTGATGCCAATAATTCGCATGATGTATTGGGATGGGATGAACCGGTTGATTATTCACCGCTCTTTTCTGTATGTGGCATGAATGCCGGCTATATGCCTACCAAGATGCTTTACGATAATCTGACAAATTTTGCCGGAAGTGGAATAGAAGATCCGCGTGCCGATAAGATTTTACCTTGGGCATATTCGAAGCAATCAAGTAATTCACCCGCAGAGGTGAAGTTCAAAAACGGTTGGCGTCGTTCTATGGGTGTAGATATGATTGGCAATGATAGTCCCAGCCTTACCGGCGGACCGTTGCGCTCGAACTTCTCGGCAGCCAAAGGTTGGTGGATTGACAGTGAATCTTCTACCCGTAAGGGGGACACTATTTATGTAGAGTGTACCAGTCAGTGCAAAGCTTATCAAGGACGTCCTGATTTACTTTATCGTCGCGATGGCACTGATGCCTCTCGCGAATCGGGAACTTTCTATACTCGCGTGTCTTCTCCCACCTATATTGGAACCTATGCCGAAGCTTGTTTCATACGTGCTGAAGTACTCTTTAACCAAGGTAATAAAGGAGCGGCTTTTAATGCTTATAAGAAAGGTATTGCAGCCAGTATCGACGGTATGAACGATAAGTTGAAAGTGTGGTGCCGTGAAGATGCCAATTTGGAAGCATGCCCCTCGTTCTCTCCTATGACGCAAACCGACATTGACAACTATTTGAACAATGGTATCGGCACTGAAGAGAATATTACTTTGGGCAAGATTCTTACTCAAAAGCGTTTGGCATTGCATTTTTCCATGGAAATTTGGAACGATATGCGTCGCTACGATTTTAATCCGGAGCTTTTCTTAGGCTGGGGTATTCCTGCACGCTATGGCGTTGATGCTACTGCCCAAAAGAATATTCCGCAAGGTAAACAGTTCCGTCGTTGGCAGCAATGCAGTCATGAACTCAACTACAATACGGCCAATCTGCAAGCTATCGGTGCCACTGTTCCGGGAGCTGATACTTCAATTGCACTTTGGAATGCTGCCGAGGACGTATGGACTTTACCCGTATGGTGGGACAGTGCCCAAAACTAATTTTTCATTGCATTTTATTTTGTGATACAAATTCATTATCTTTACGCCCAAAATGTGGATTTTAAGATATAGTTAAGATATTGAAGGCTCTAATGGTCTTCATTCATAGATGATGATTGGAACAGCCGGTTCGTGAGAATCGGCTGTTTTTTTGTTTCGTTTGTTTGCATATCAACGGCGGTAATATGTTACTTTTGCCCTAAAACCGAAGATAGGCTGCACCTCAGCATAAAAAATGGACAAGTTCATTTTATTTTGCATTCGGTTTGTACTATCTTTGCGAGAAATAGCTGAGATGGTAGGAACTGTCTTTGCAAAGATTAGTCTATATATGGAACAAAGCAAGAAATTTATCTCTCCGGGGGCATGGTTCTCCATGACTTATCCGGCAGACTGGAATGAATTCGAGGACGGGGAAGGCTCTTTCCTTTTTTATAACCCCAATGAGTGGACCGGTAATTTTCGCATTTCGGCTTTCAAAGGGAATGCTACATATGGCAAGGACTCCGTGAAGCAAGAGTTACGGGAAAACTCCTCTGCCATTCCGGTTAGGATAGGCCGGATGGAATGTGCATATAGTAAGGAGATGTTCGAGGAAGAAGGTGCGTACTATACTTCCCATTTATGGATAACGGGCGCGGATGAAGTTGCCTTTGAATGTTCGTTTACGGTGAAGAAAGGAGAGCCGGTTGCAGAAGCGGAGAAGATTATCGCTTCGCTGGAAACGCGGAAGGATGGAGTGAAGTATCCAGCGGAGATAATTCCGGTGCGCCTTTCGGAAATCTACCAGATTAATGAAGCATACGAGTGGGTGGATACTACTATAAAGGAATTGTTGAAGAAGGATTTCCAGGGAGCCGAGGAAGACATTGCCAAGATGCAGCAGATGATGGAAGAAAGCAACATCGGTCCTAAGAAGAAGGATGCATGGCTGGCTTTTGGCATCGCGCTTTGTGTTATTTTCGCCAATGAAGTGGACGGTATGGAATGGCGTACCTTGGTGGACGGAAACCGGGAAGCGCCCATATTGCTGAACACGTCTACCGGTGAATGGATAGACCCCATGAAGCTGGTTTGGAGCAAAGTAAAGGCAGGAGGTAAAGTGAATCTGCCGGAGATATACAGCTCCTTGTTCTAAGGTCCGGTCATCTCGGTACTGTGATTTTCAACTTTCAATTTTCATTTTTCAACTATTAAAGCATTGGCAGCAGTAAATTCAATTCTTCAGGTGGAAAACTTGACCAAGTCGTTCGGTGACTTGGTACTATTCGAAAATATTTCTTTGGGCTTGTCCGAGGGACAGCGTGTCGGGTTGATAGCCAAGAACGGCAGTGGCAAGACGACATTGCTCAATATCCTTTCCGGCAAGGAAGGGTATGACAATGGCACCATTTCCTTCCGTCGTGATTTGCGTGTGGGTTATCTGGAACAAGACCCGCAATATCCCGAAGAGCTGACCGTGCTCGAAGCGTGCTTCCATCATGGCAACAGTACTGTCGAGTTAATCAAGGAATATGAACGTTGCATGGAAACGGAGGGGCATCCCGGCTTGGACGAAATTCTGGTGCGTATGGACCATGAAAAAGCTTGGGAGTACGAGCAGAAGGCGAAACAGATTCTGTCTCAACTTAAAATACGTGATTTCAGTCAGCACGTAAAACATCTGTCCGGCGGGCAGTTGAAGCGTGTGGCACTTGCCAATACCCTTATCACTGAACCCGATTTGCTGATACTGGACGAGCCTACCAACCACCTCGACCTCGATATGACGGAGTGGCTGGAGGAATATCTCCGCCGGAATAACCTCAGCTTGTTGATGGTGACACACGACCGTTATTTCCTCGACCGTGTATGCTCCGAAATCGTAGAGATAGACAACCGGCAGATTTATCAGTATAAAGGCAATTACAGTTATTATCTGGAGAAGCGCCAAGAGCGTATCGAGGCCAAGACTGTGGAGATAGAACGTGCCAATAACCTCTACCGCACAGAGCTGGAATGGATGCGCCGCATGCCGCAAGCCCGCGGGCACAAGGCACGCTATCGGGAGGATGCCTTTTACGAGTTGGAGAAGGTGGCAAAGCAGCGTTTCAACAACGACAATGTAAAGCTGGACGTTAAGGCTTCTTATATAGGCAGTAAGATATTCGAGGCAGACCATCTGTACAAATCCTTTGGTGACTTGAAGATTCTGGATGATTTCTCTTACATCTTCTCCCGTTACGAAAAGATGGGTATCGTAGGGAATAACGGTACGGGCAAGTCGACCTTCATCAAGATACTGATGGGGTTGGAGCAGGCAGACAGCGGTACGCTGGACATTGGCGAGACGGTCCGCTTCGGTTACTACTCGCAGGACGGCTTGCAGTTTGACGAGCAGATGAAAGTGATTGATGTAGTGCAGGACATTGCCGAAGTCATAGAACTGGGCAACGGCAAGAAGCTGACGGCATCGCAATTCCTGCAACATTTCCTGTTTACTCCCGAGACACAGCACAGCTATGTCTACAAGCTGAGTGGGGGAGAACGCCGCCGCCTCTATCTGTGTACGGTCCTGATGCGCAATCCCAACTTCCTGGTGCTGGATGAGCCGACCAATGACCTCGATATTGTGACGCTGAATGTGCTGGAAGAGTATTTGCAGAATTTCAAAGGATGCGTGATTGTGGTGAGCCACGACCGTTATTTCATGGACAAAGTGGTAGACCATCTGTTAGTGTTCAACGGACAAGGGGACATCCGCGACTTTCCCGGCAACTATACACAATATCGCGACTGGAAAGATGCGAAAGTCCATCAGGAAAAGGAGAAAGAGAAAGAAGCCGCCAAGGCTCAGGAGGACAAGACGGCGAAGGTGCGTCTGAACGAAAAGCGGCGCATGTCTTTTAAGGAAAAACGCGAGTTTGAACAATTGGAGCAGGAGATAGCTGACCTGGAAACCGAAAAGAATGCAATTGAAGAGGCTTTGTGCAGCGGTACTTTGTCTGTGGACGAACTGACGGAGAAGTCGAAACGTTTGCCGGAATTGTCGGACTTGATTGACGAAAAAACATTGCGCTGGCTGGAGCTGAGTGAGATAGAATCGAACTGAAGTTCGAAATTGAAAATTAAGAATTAAAAATTAGAACTGAGAAAGTGGGAAATCTGACGAATTATCATAGCCATAGCCTTTATTGTGACGGGCGTGCCGGCATGGAGGACTTTGTGCGTTTTGCATTGAGTGAAGGTTTTACATCTTATGGCTTTTCATCGCATGCTCCATTGCCTTTTTCTACGGCATGGACTATGGAGTGGGATATCATGGACGACTATCTATCTGAATTCCATCGTCTGAAGGAGAAGTATGCCGGACGTATCGAACTGTATATCGGTCTGGAGATTGATTATCTGAATGAAGCGAGTAATCCGTCCATCGCCCGTTTCAGGGAGTTGCCGTTGGACTACCGTATTGGTTCTGTACATCTTCTCTACAATGACAAAGGGGAAGTGGTGGATGTAGATGTACCTGCGGATACCTTTAAGACCATTGTAGACGGACATTTCTGCGGTGACTTGGAGCATGTGGTCCGTCTCTATTATGGTAGGTTGACGAGGATGCTCGAGCTGGGTGGTTTTGATATTGTGGGCCATGCCGATAAGATGCACTACAATGCAGCATGCTATCGCCCGGGATTGCTGGACGAGCCTTGGTATGATGAGCTGGTTAGGGCGTATTTCGCAGATATTGCCCGTCGCGGCTATCAGGTAGAGGTCAATACCAAAGCCTATCATGACCTGGGTACTTTTTACCCCAATGAGCGGTATTTCTCCTACCTGCATGATTTGGGTGTACGTGTGCAGGTAAACAGTGATTCACACTATCCGGAACGGATAAGCAACGGACGTCCCGAAGCTTTGTGTGCCTTGAGGAAAGCTGGATATGAATCGGTGATGGAACTACACGGAGGAGAATGGAAAGAGATGCCTATCGTGTTTTGAGTGAATAGGATACAAAAACTCCTGACTTGCCTTTTTGTAAAGGTAGTCAGGAGTTTTTTCTTTCTATTATGAACTATTCTGTTTTCAGTAAAAAGTCGTCAATCGCCTTTTTGTAGGTAGCCTTATCGGCTGCTCCGCGGAAGAGCTGAGGCTCTCCATTCATAGGGATGAATACAAAAAGAGGGATGCTTGTTGCATTGAACAACGCTGCCAGTTCCTTTTCCTTATCCACATTGACTTTGTAGACAACGATTTTATCGGCATACTCTTTGGCCAGTTCCTTCATAATGGGAGCCACCATGCGGCAAGGTCCGCACCAGTCGGCATATAAGTCTATGATGGCAGGCTTGTTTCCCTTGTATTTCCAGTCCTGGGATTTCTCATAGTCGAACACATCCTTGATGAACATGGCTTTGTTCATGACGATAACTTCTCCGTTTGTTTGAGCATAGGCCAGCATGCAGGAAAACACGAGGGCAACCATTGCTATAATCTTCTTCATTTCTTCTTGTTAAGAGTTTTGTTCTATAACGGCTTTCAAATCCTTACCGCTGATGACACCCGAGTGGCGCCATACGGCTTCGCCTTTCTTAAATACGATAAATGTCGGTACTGCTTGTATACGGTAGCGGGCAGCAAGTTCTTCGTGCTGGTCTACATCTATTTTGGCGATACGGGCAGCATCTCCTATTTCGTTTTTGAGTTCTTCCAGTACCGGATGCATCGCCTTGCACGGGCCACACCAGGTTGCAAAGAAATCAACTAAAACGGGCTTTTCTGATTGTATCAATTCTTCAAACTTTTCCATAATTTTTTCCTTTCTGTTTTTATTTATTTGTAATGATAACAAAATAGGAGGAGGATTTGTTCGCTAAATCATTATTTAATTGTCATCTCTTCAATGAGATGCGAAGCTCCCGCGTATTTGTCGATGATGAACAAGGTGTAGCGGATGTCTACACATGCTGCTCGTTGGGAGGACGGACGGAAGGCAATGTCGCCAGTCAGACCTTCGTAATTGCGGTCAAAGCCGGTACCTATCAGTTCTCCTTTGGCATTGAACACTGGGCTGCCGGAGTTTCCACCGGTATTGTCTGTGTTGACAATGAAGCAGATGGGCATTTCGCCGTTCGGCATGGCATAACGTCCGAAATCCTTTGCCTGATACAGCTGTTTCAGTTTGGTGGGGACTACAAACTCCCAATTGTCGGGATCTTCCTTTTCCATAGCTCCTTTCAGAGTGGTGTAGTAATCATATTTCACACCGTCTGCCGGAGCGTAGGGGAGTACTTGACCGTAGGTCAGGCGCAAGGTGGAGTTGGCATCCGGATAGATGGGCTGACCATTGGCAAGTTTCATGTCCATCATGCCCTTTACCCATACCTTGTGGGCGGCATTGTAGTTTTTATTGGCATCCATCATGGCAATGGAGGTCTGAAGCAGGCCGTCCGTGATGGAATATTTCAGCAAGACCATCCAGTCTGTATTAATCTTGTAGAGGCTGGGCTTGCGGATGAACTTGGCAAAGTTCTCCTTGTTGCCGAAGATGGAATGTTCAAAGCAGGCGTCGATGAAAGCGTCGCTGTTGCCCTTGAAACGCTTGTCTATGATTTGGAAAATACCGATGCGTTGTTCGGCAGGGATATACTTCATGTAGATTTTCAGCATTTCCTTGCCAACAATACGTTCCACTTCGGGGAAGGGGACAGAGGCAAAGTAGCGGTCGGCTGCCTTCTGAAGGCTGTCTTTAGCTGCTGCAATCTGTTTTTTGTCCTTGTTCTTCAAGGCAGATACCAGTCCTGCGGTGCTGGGGATACGCATGAAATCGAGTCCCGTCACCAGTGCTTCCTGAATGGCTTGCTGGTGGTAGAGGGCTGGACGGCGTTGCTTTACGATGGCGCGTATCTGGTCGAATGCTTGCTGATAGCTATTGTCGTTCAGCGAGCGTCCGCGTGCCAGGAGTGCCTCTTGCTGTGCACGTTTAGTGTCCAATACTTTCAGACGGACGAGACCTTCGTTCATACCGATGGCATTTTTCCAGTAGTTGGCAGAAGATGCATACTTGCTGGCATAGTGGATGCGTACGGCATCGTCTTGCAACATTTGTTTCATCAGAGCTTTCTGGCGGACATCGCGCACGTGGTGGCGCATGAAGTTGGTGGTTTGCATACGCTCTTCCACCTCGTCGGAAATCATGTAGCGCCAGTTGCGTCCGGGGAATCCCATGACGAAGGTAAAGTCGCCCTTGCGATAGCCGTCAAGGCTGATGGTGAGATGTTTCTTCACTTTTAGGGGAACGTTGTCTTTGCTGTAAGCGGCGGGTTTCCCGTCTTTGTCGGCATAAATGCGGAACATGGAGAAATCTCCCGTGTGGCGGGGCCACATCCAGTTGTCGGTGTCTGCACCGAACTTGCCGATGGAGGAGGGGGGAGCGCCTACCATGCGGATGTCGCTATAGGTGGTCTTTACGAACAGATAGTATCTGTTTCCACCGTAGAAGGCTTTCAGTTCCAGTTTGCGGCCGGGTGTCAGGGCGATGCCTTCGGACTTGGCGAAGCGGTCGGCTACTGTTTTCAGGTATTTGGGAGACAGATAATTGGTGCCGTTCGGGTCGTCGTCGGTTTTCAGTTGTTCGTTTACGTAGTCTGTCACGTCCAGTATCCGGTCGATGTAGGTGACGGTGAGTCCCTTGCAGGGAAGCTCCTCTTCGCGGGACATAGCCCAGAAACCGTCGGTCAGGTAGTCGTGTTCCACCGAGCTGTGTTGTTGTATGGCGCCATAGCCGCAGTGGTGGTTGGTCAGTACCAGGCCTTCGGCAGAGATGACTTCGCCGGTACAGCCACCGCCGAAATGCACCACGGCATCCTTCAGGGCAATGCCGTCGGGATTGTAGATTTGGTTGGTGGGGATGAGCAGTCCGAGTTCCGTCATGGCTACTTCGTTCTGCTTTTGCAGGTCGGTGAGCATCCACATACCTTCGTCGGCGTGTGCGGCAAGGACAGAAGATGTAATGAATAATGATAATAGGATTCTTTTCATGGTGATGTGCGTTAGAAGAGCATCTGAGAGGGGGGCTATTCAGTATACGACTGAATAGGGTTAAGTATACGACTGAATGGCATTCACTATACGACTGAATGCCATTCAGTATGGGAGGTAATCTCTCAGAGGCTTTAATTTATTCTATAATGTTCATTTCTTTTATCAGATGACTGCAATTGCCCAGTTTGTCGAGGATGAAGAGCACGTAGCGTATATCCAGTGCAATGCAACGCTGCAGGTCATTGTTGAAGTTGATGTCACCGCTCAGAGATTCCCAGTTGCCGTCGAAAGCAGTACCGATGAGCTGTCCTTCGCCATTGATGACGGGGCTGCCGGAGTTACCGCCGGTGATGTCGTTCGTCGTGAGGAAGCAAACCGGCATGGTGCCGTCTGCCATGGCGTAGCGTCCGAAGTCTTTCTTTTGAATCAGTTCTTTCAGCTTGGCGGGTACCACGAATTCACGGTCTTCGGGATTCTCTTTTTCAAGGATACCGTCGGTAGTGGTATAGTAGTCGTAGTGTACGGCATCGCGTGGGCTGTATGATTTTACATTACCATAGGTCAGACGCATGGTGAAGTTGGCATCCGGATAGGAGGGGACGGGCTGTTTCATTTCACCCAAGCCACGGATGTAGGCCTTGTGGAGCAGTTCCATTCCGCTTTCCAGTTCCATGTATTGCTTTCCGAGTTCCTGCAGCTTTTCGTTCTTGGAGCGCGAGTAAGCCGTAGCAGGGTCTTTCTCGATGGCTTTCACGGTGGGCTTTGCCAGGAATTTATCCAGGTTCTTGCGGTTGGAGAGGATGGAGTTGTCGTAAATGTTGTCTACGTATGTGTTGTAGTCGCCCTTGAACTCTCCGTTGATGGTTTGGTAGAAGGAGGGCAGCTCGTCGGCGTTCAGTGCCTTGGCAA
This genomic window contains:
- a CDS encoding SusD/RagB family nutrient-binding outer membrane lipoprotein; translation: MKLFKSMILCSVGALMTLFSGCSDWLDVNVDPENPTAGNATYDSRLAHIEFYTNSATQFAAWRSSMSMGDWTRYYDGGTYWSMSYWSPQTGAVTTPYQWWFCGAAVNIPFLIDKATAAEAWHYVGAARVIRAYGFMLMTDLYGEMPYKSSEAEAGVTPTYNDGKTIYLGCLADLDTAIEMFQKEQGSATASLAVGDIWNGGSVDKWLKLAYLLKARYINKLIKKGEGSYLEGKYDAAEILACLDKAQQSNADNTVFNHIDANNSHDVLGWDEPVDYSPLFSVCGMNAGYMPTKMLYDNLTNFAGSGIEDPRADKILPWAYSKQSSNSPAEVKFKNGWRRSMGVDMIGNDSPSLTGGPLRSNFSAAKGWWIDSESSTRKGDTIYVECTSQCKAYQGRPDLLYRRDGTDASRESGTFYTRVSSPTYIGTYAEACFIRAEVLFNQGNKGAAFNAYKKGIAASIDGMNDKLKVWCREDANLEACPSFSPMTQTDIDNYLNNGIGTEENITLGKILTQKRLALHFSMEIWNDMRRYDFNPELFLGWGIPARYGVDATAQKNIPQGKQFRRWQQCSHELNYNTANLQAIGATVPGADTSIALWNAAEDVWTLPVWWDSAQN
- a CDS encoding DUF3805 domain-containing protein, which gives rise to MEQSKKFISPGAWFSMTYPADWNEFEDGEGSFLFYNPNEWTGNFRISAFKGNATYGKDSVKQELRENSSAIPVRIGRMECAYSKEMFEEEGAYYTSHLWITGADEVAFECSFTVKKGEPVAEAEKIIASLETRKDGVKYPAEIIPVRLSEIYQINEAYEWVDTTIKELLKKDFQGAEEDIAKMQQMMEESNIGPKKKDAWLAFGIALCVIFANEVDGMEWRTLVDGNREAPILLNTSTGEWIDPMKLVWSKVKAGGKVNLPEIYSSLF
- a CDS encoding ABC-F family ATP-binding cassette domain-containing protein, with translation MAAVNSILQVENLTKSFGDLVLFENISLGLSEGQRVGLIAKNGSGKTTLLNILSGKEGYDNGTISFRRDLRVGYLEQDPQYPEELTVLEACFHHGNSTVELIKEYERCMETEGHPGLDEILVRMDHEKAWEYEQKAKQILSQLKIRDFSQHVKHLSGGQLKRVALANTLITEPDLLILDEPTNHLDLDMTEWLEEYLRRNNLSLLMVTHDRYFLDRVCSEIVEIDNRQIYQYKGNYSYYLEKRQERIEAKTVEIERANNLYRTELEWMRRMPQARGHKARYREDAFYELEKVAKQRFNNDNVKLDVKASYIGSKIFEADHLYKSFGDLKILDDFSYIFSRYEKMGIVGNNGTGKSTFIKILMGLEQADSGTLDIGETVRFGYYSQDGLQFDEQMKVIDVVQDIAEVIELGNGKKLTASQFLQHFLFTPETQHSYVYKLSGGERRRLYLCTVLMRNPNFLVLDEPTNDLDIVTLNVLEEYLQNFKGCVIVVSHDRYFMDKVVDHLLVFNGQGDIRDFPGNYTQYRDWKDAKVHQEKEKEKEAAKAQEDKTAKVRLNEKRRMSFKEKREFEQLEQEIADLETEKNAIEEALCSGTLSVDELTEKSKRLPELSDLIDEKTLRWLELSEIESN
- a CDS encoding histidinol-phosphatase, yielding MGNLTNYHSHSLYCDGRAGMEDFVRFALSEGFTSYGFSSHAPLPFSTAWTMEWDIMDDYLSEFHRLKEKYAGRIELYIGLEIDYLNEASNPSIARFRELPLDYRIGSVHLLYNDKGEVVDVDVPADTFKTIVDGHFCGDLEHVVRLYYGRLTRMLELGGFDIVGHADKMHYNAACYRPGLLDEPWYDELVRAYFADIARRGYQVEVNTKAYHDLGTFYPNERYFSYLHDLGVRVQVNSDSHYPERISNGRPEALCALRKAGYESVMELHGGEWKEMPIVF
- a CDS encoding thioredoxin family protein, which produces MKKIIAMVALVFSCMLAYAQTNGEVIVMNKAMFIKDVFDYEKSQDWKYKGNKPAIIDLYADWCGPCRMVAPIMKELAKEYADKIVVYKVNVDKEKELAALFNATSIPLFVFIPMNGEPQLFRGAADKATYKKAIDDFLLKTE
- the trxA gene encoding thioredoxin, yielding MEKFEELIQSEKPVLVDFFATWCGPCKAMHPVLEELKNEIGDAARIAKIDVDQHEELAARYRIQAVPTFIVFKKGEAVWRHSGVISGKDLKAVIEQNS
- a CDS encoding S46 family peptidase, translated to MKRILLSLFITSSVLAAHADEGMWMLTDLQKQNEVAMTELGLLIPTNQIYNPDGIALKDAVVHFGGGCTGEVISAEGLVLTNHHCGYGAIQQHSSVEHDYLTDGFWAMSREEELPCKGLTVTYIDRILDVTDYVNEQLKTDDDPNGTNYLSPKYLKTVADRFAKSEGIALTPGRKLELKAFYGGNRYYLFVKTTYSDIRMVGAPPSSIGKFGADTDNWMWPRHTGDFSMFRIYADKDGKPAAYSKDNVPLKVKKHLTISLDGYRKGDFTFVMGFPGRNWRYMISDEVEERMQTTNFMRHHVRDVRQKALMKQMLQDDAVRIHYASKYASSANYWKNAIGMNEGLVRLKVLDTKRAQQEALLARGRSLNDNSYQQAFDQIRAIVKQRRPALYHQQAIQEALVTGLDFMRIPSTAGLVSALKNKDKKQIAAAKDSLQKAADRYFASVPFPEVERIVGKEMLKIYMKYIPAEQRIGIFQIIDKRFKGNSDAFIDACFEHSIFGNKENFAKFIRKPSLYKINTDWMVLLKYSITDGLLQTSIAMMDANKNYNAAHKVWVKGMMDMKLANGQPIYPDANSTLRLTYGQVLPYAPADGVKYDYYTTLKGAMEKEDPDNWEFVVPTKLKQLYQAKDFGRYAMPNGEMPICFIVNTDNTGGNSGSPVFNAKGELIGTGFDRNYEGLTGDIAFRPSSQRAACVDIRYTLFIIDKYAGASHLIEEMTIK